The DNA region AAGCCAGGCGCATGAGGGGCTCCTTGCGAGTTGCGGTTTGCGATCACCCGGCGTACTTCCCCGCCGCCCAGGCGCGGATGACCACATCATGGGCTCCACCGGCCAGGTCGGCGGGAAGTTCGTCAGGAGCGCAGAAAGCCACGGCGTCGGTTTCGTCGGCGGCGCGCAGTTGGCCGCCCATCACCTCAGCGCGGTAGACCAGCAGCAGCCCGTTTCCCCGGGGATCATCGGCGAAGAAGCGGGCGTCCACCAGACGCACGATGCGCACTTCCAGGCCGGTTTCCTCACGGGCCTCGCGGGCAGCGGCCCGTTCCGGGGGTTCGTCAATTTCTACATAGCCCGCCGGCAGGTTCCAGGCCCCCGGCCAGGGCGGATGCGCCCGTCGCAAGAGCAGCAGCCGCCCCCCACACTCAATGAGCACACCGGCCCCCACTTTGAGATGAGGATAGTGCACCCAGCCGCATTGGGGACAAACGGCCCGCTCCTGCCCCTCGTGCTCCAGGTAGCGACGCTCAGTGGCCGCCCCGCAGCGCATACAGTAGCGGGCAAAGCGCAGTTCGCGCATAGCGTCCAGGTTCATCGTGGATGCTCCCGCAACCGCCATAAATACAGACGATAAAGCCAGGGGTGGTACACCCGGTCCCACACCGGGGCGCGGCGCAGCACCCCGCCGAAGCCGCGTTTGAAACGGTACACCCCCCACAGCCCGT from Anaerolineae bacterium includes:
- a CDS encoding NUDIX hydrolase: MNLDAMRELRFARYCMRCGAATERRYLEHEGQERAVCPQCGWVHYPHLKVGAGVLIECGGRLLLLRRAHPPWPGAWNLPAGYVEIDEPPERAAAREAREETGLEVRIVRLVDARFFADDPRGNGLLLVYRAEVMGGQLRAADETDAVAFCAPDELPADLAGGAHDVVIRAWAAGKYAG